A section of the Hydrogenimonas thermophila genome encodes:
- a CDS encoding DUF134 domain-containing protein, which yields MCNIIQFKSFEHILIKGEKMRRRGRRNRARNIEFEPETLCFKPCGRRGCLLDRVVLRYDEIESLRLADYEGLYQEEAAQRMNISRSTFSRIVTEARKKVTDAILNGKILMIKEVDDDSSSSNK from the coding sequence ATGTGCAATATAATTCAGTTTAAAAGTTTTGAACATATTCTCATAAAAGGAGAGAAGATGAGGAGAAGAGGACGAAGAAATAGAGCCAGAAACATCGAGTTTGAGCCTGAAACTCTATGTTTTAAACCGTGTGGCAGACGTGGATGTCTTTTAGACCGTGTAGTGTTAAGATATGACGAGATAGAAAGTTTAAGATTAGCTGACTATGAGGGGTTGTATCAAGAAGAGGCGGCACAGAGAATGAACATTTCACGATCTACATTTTCACGCATAGTTACAGAGGCTAGAAAAAAAGTGACCGATGCCATTTTGAATGGTAAAATTCTTATGATTAAAGAGGTAGATGATGATAGTAGCAGTAGTAACAAATAG
- a CDS encoding NifB/NifX family molybdenum-iron cluster-binding protein — MIVAVVTNSGKSVSNHIALAKNIAFYEFPKGNLIKIIPNPIMEKIKDNNIKLEKNPSGGRHLKTGKELPKFLAKEGADIFIAKQMGEGMKMNLIDLGIKPCLTQAQTIEDAIGELKCL; from the coding sequence ATGATAGTAGCAGTAGTAACAAATAGTGGTAAAAGTGTCTCAAACCATATAGCTTTAGCTAAAAATATAGCTTTTTATGAGTTTCCTAAAGGTAATTTAATTAAAATCATACCCAACCCAATTATGGAAAAGATAAAAGATAATAATATCAAATTAGAAAAAAATCCATCAGGTGGAAGACACTTAAAAACAGGAAAAGAGTTACCAAAGTTTTTAGCCAAAGAGGGTGCAGATATATTTATAGCAAAGCAGATGGGAGAAGGAATGAAAATGAACCTTATTGATCTGGGGATTAAACCCTGTTTAACTCAAGCTCAAACTATTGAAGATGCAATCGGAGAGTTAAAGTGTCTTTAG
- a CDS encoding type I restriction-modification system subunit M → MPEKLDLETLESWLWDSANIMRGHIDSSDFKNYIFGLLFLKRANDQFFEEAKIAAEQEGISLEEAIEDEDFHRFYIPEIAWWSNITKKTENIGQAIDQAFSAIEEANPALEGVMTTVHFGDSEKLPDVLLARLLNHFNKYSLANSDLENPDILGNAYEYLIREFADAGGKKGGEFYTPKEVVQLLVQLIKPEAGNSIYDPTCGSGGMLIESAKYIAKNGGMIGEFVDCTLKGQEKNLGTWAICKINMIVHNFKDSDIRKGDTLGSPKHIVNGELETFDRVIANPPFSLKKWWEAAEADLQTDAKGKPITPKYNQVVSDEYGRFKYGIPPRGYGDFAFLQHMISVLKQSGKMGIILPHGVLFRGSSEGKIRKGILKDDLIEAIIGLPEKLFYNTGIPACIIIINKSKPKHLKNRVIFIDASKEYKEGKNQNTLTPENISKIVNAYDALKDIDKFMRIVDMREIEENDYNLNIARYIDTSEEEEIVDIEAVLGRIKELEAKEKEIDSKLNGYLRELGFV, encoded by the coding sequence ATGCCAGAAAAACTAGATCTAGAGACATTAGAATCTTGGTTATGGGATTCTGCAAATATTATGCGAGGACATATCGATAGCTCTGATTTTAAAAACTACATCTTTGGACTTCTCTTTTTAAAACGTGCGAATGATCAATTTTTTGAAGAGGCTAAAATTGCGGCTGAGCAAGAGGGTATCTCACTTGAAGAAGCAATAGAAGATGAAGATTTTCATAGATTTTACATACCTGAGATTGCTTGGTGGAGCAATATTACTAAAAAGACAGAGAATATTGGTCAAGCTATAGATCAAGCTTTTAGTGCCATTGAGGAGGCAAACCCTGCATTAGAGGGTGTTATGACTACGGTACACTTTGGAGATAGTGAAAAACTACCAGATGTCCTCCTTGCACGACTTCTGAACCATTTTAACAAATACTCTCTTGCTAATAGTGACCTTGAAAACCCTGACATACTTGGAAATGCTTATGAGTACCTCATTCGTGAGTTTGCAGATGCTGGCGGTAAGAAAGGCGGTGAGTTTTATACCCCTAAAGAGGTAGTACAACTTTTAGTGCAACTCATAAAGCCTGAAGCAGGTAATAGCATTTATGACCCAACATGCGGATCAGGTGGTATGCTGATAGAGTCAGCCAAATATATTGCTAAAAATGGCGGTATGATCGGAGAATTTGTGGATTGTACCCTAAAAGGGCAAGAGAAAAATCTTGGTACGTGGGCAATCTGTAAAATCAATATGATTGTGCATAACTTTAAAGATAGTGATATTCGCAAGGGTGATACGCTTGGAAGCCCTAAACACATTGTAAACGGTGAATTAGAGACATTTGACAGAGTAATAGCCAATCCACCCTTTAGCCTAAAAAAGTGGTGGGAAGCTGCCGAAGCTGACCTGCAAACCGACGCAAAGGGTAAACCGATCACTCCAAAATATAACCAAGTGGTATCGGACGAGTATGGTCGTTTTAAATATGGCATACCACCAAGAGGTTATGGAGATTTTGCATTTTTACAACACATGATAAGTGTGCTGAAACAGAGTGGAAAAATGGGAATCATCCTACCTCACGGTGTTCTGTTTCGTGGAAGCAGTGAGGGGAAAATCCGTAAAGGGATACTCAAAGATGATCTGATAGAAGCGATCATCGGACTGCCTGAAAAACTCTTTTACAATACAGGCATACCTGCATGCATAATCATCATAAACAAGTCAAAACCTAAGCATTTAAAAAACAGAGTTATCTTTATAGATGCTTCAAAAGAGTATAAAGAGGGAAAAAACCAAAACACTCTAACACCTGAGAATATCTCTAAAATCGTCAATGCTTATGATGCTCTTAAAGATATCGATAAGTTTATGCGTATTGTCGATATGCGTGAGATTGAAGAGAATGATTATAATCTCAATATCGCTCGCTACATCGATACAAGCGAAGAGGAAGAGATCGTTGACATAGAAGCGGTTTTGGGTCGCATAAAAGAGTTAGAGGCTAAAGAGAAAGAGATCGATAGTAAGTTAAATGGATATTTGAGAGAGTTGGGGTTTGTGTGA
- a CDS encoding restriction endonuclease subunit S, whose translation MKKLPEGWREVRLEEICEVNMGQSPKSETYNENNIGLPLIQGNADIKNRKTLPRVYTSEPTKQCDIGDIIMTVRAPVGAIAKSYHNACIGRGVCALKPKENNDFLYHFLVNYEDKWDKLSQGSTFTAVNGNDIKNIKILYPPLEEQKKIAEILSTVDQKIDFVDKQIEETETLKKGLMQKLLTQGIGHSEFKDSEIGRIPKSWEVSKLENHVKIISGQSPSKFIFDGGRYKFFKVNQLNFCEKYLSESEYSYNTSNYENLKVGTIIFPKRGAAIFTNKVRILKTEGFIDTNLMGLITKKTLNSEFLYYLLVMFELSNIADTSSIPQINNKHINPLKFPFPPIEEQKQIAEILSTVDQKIENLKAKKEAFEELKKGLMQKLLTGEVRVKV comes from the coding sequence ATGAAGAAGTTGCCAGAGGGGTGGAGAGAGGTTAGACTTGAGGAAATATGTGAAGTTAATATGGGACAATCCCCAAAATCTGAAACATATAATGAAAATAATATTGGATTACCATTAATACAAGGCAATGCAGATATAAAGAATAGAAAAACTTTACCTAGGGTATATACTTCTGAACCAACTAAGCAGTGTGATATTGGAGATATTATTATGACGGTAAGAGCACCTGTTGGAGCTATTGCCAAATCATATCATAATGCTTGTATTGGTAGAGGAGTTTGTGCATTAAAACCTAAAGAGAATAATGATTTTTTATATCATTTTTTAGTTAATTATGAAGATAAGTGGGATAAATTATCTCAAGGTTCTACTTTTACGGCAGTAAATGGAAATGATATAAAAAATATTAAGATACTATATCCACCCCTTGAAGAACAAAAGAAAATAGCTGAAATTCTTAGTACAGTCGATCAAAAAATCGATTTTGTTGATAAGCAGATAGAGGAGACTGAAACTCTCAAAAAAGGGTTAATGCAAAAGCTTTTAACCCAAGGTATTGGGCATAGTGAGTTTAAAGATAGTGAGATTGGTAGGATTCCTAAAAGTTGGGAGGTCAGTAAATTAGAAAATCACGTTAAAATCATTAGTGGTCAGTCTCCTTCTAAATTTATTTTTGATGGCGGTAGATATAAGTTTTTTAAAGTAAATCAACTTAATTTTTGTGAAAAGTATTTGAGTGAAAGTGAATATTCATATAATACTTCAAATTATGAAAATTTAAAAGTAGGTACAATAATTTTTCCTAAAAGAGGAGCTGCAATATTTACTAATAAGGTTAGAATATTAAAAACTGAAGGTTTTATTGATACAAATTTAATGGGATTAATTACAAAGAAAACTCTTAATAGTGAGTTTTTATATTATTTATTAGTAATGTTTGAACTTTCCAATATAGCTGATACTTCTAGTATTCCACAAATTAATAATAAACATATCAATCCTCTTAAATTTCCCTTTCCACCTATTGAAGAGCAAAAACAAATAGCAGAAATTTTATCAACAGTTGACCAAAAAATCGAAAACCTAAAAGCCAAAAAAGAAGCTTTTGAAGAACTAAAAAAAGGTCTAATGCAAAAACTACTAACTGGAGAAGTGAGGGTAAAAGTATGA